A single Chryseobacterium sp. DNA region contains:
- a CDS encoding replication-associated recombination protein A: MNQNIPLAEKLRPKTLDEVLGQEHLTGEKGTIRKMLENNTLNSLIFWGPPGTGKTTLAEIISEKSGRKFYKLSAVSSGVKDVRDVIDDAKKANLFSGKSPILFIDEIHRFNKSQQDSLLHAVEKGWIVLIGATTENPSFEVVSALLSRSQVYVLKALSYEKLEELIDTASERYNKDEGTDFKILEKEALIQYSGGDARKLINSVELVLNQYKNSKVKEIINADVLEVLQETMALYDKNGEQHYDIISAFIKSMRGSDPNGAVYWLARMIAGGEDIKFIARRMLILAAEDIGLANPNALVIANNCFQAVNVIGNPEARIILSETAVYLAVSPKSNSAYMAINEALALVKRTGNLPVPLHLRNAPTKLMKDLDYGKEYKYAHSYEGNFIDQDFLPEEIKNVKLYEPGNNSTEKKIYEELKKKWNNKY; the protein is encoded by the coding sequence TTGAATCAAAATATTCCATTAGCTGAAAAATTAAGACCTAAAACCCTGGACGAGGTGCTGGGGCAGGAACATCTTACCGGCGAAAAAGGGACCATCCGGAAAATGCTTGAAAATAATACCCTGAATTCTCTGATTTTTTGGGGACCTCCGGGAACAGGAAAGACGACCCTGGCGGAAATTATATCCGAAAAGTCAGGGAGAAAGTTTTATAAGCTGTCAGCTGTTTCTTCGGGGGTAAAAGATGTAAGGGATGTGATTGATGATGCCAAAAAAGCGAATCTGTTCTCAGGAAAATCTCCCATTTTATTTATAGATGAGATCCACCGTTTCAATAAGTCCCAACAGGATTCATTGCTGCATGCGGTGGAAAAAGGATGGATTGTATTGATAGGCGCGACTACGGAAAACCCAAGTTTTGAAGTTGTCTCTGCTTTGCTTTCAAGAAGCCAGGTGTATGTTTTGAAGGCGTTGAGCTATGAAAAGCTGGAAGAGCTGATTGATACCGCTTCTGAAAGATACAATAAAGATGAAGGAACCGATTTTAAAATTCTTGAAAAAGAGGCTTTGATCCAGTATTCAGGAGGAGATGCCAGGAAGCTGATCAATTCCGTAGAATTGGTTTTAAATCAATATAAGAATTCAAAAGTCAAAGAAATCATAAATGCTGATGTTCTTGAGGTCCTTCAGGAGACCATGGCGCTCTACGATAAGAATGGAGAACAGCATTACGATATTATTTCGGCCTTTATCAAATCAATGCGCGGGAGTGATCCTAACGGTGCCGTTTATTGGCTTGCCAGAATGATTGCCGGAGGTGAAGACATCAAATTTATTGCCAGAAGGATGCTTATTCTGGCAGCGGAAGATATCGGATTGGCCAATCCTAATGCTTTGGTAATCGCCAATAATTGTTTCCAGGCGGTCAACGTGATCGGAAATCCGGAGGCAAGGATCATCTTAAGTGAAACAGCTGTTTATCTTGCCGTCTCTCCTAAGAGCAATTCTGCATACATGGCTATTAATGAAGCACTGGCATTGGTAAAACGGACCGGAAATTTACCGGTGCCTCTTCATTTGAGAAATGCTCCTACCAAATTGATGAAGGATCTGGATTACGGTAAAGAATATAAATATGCCCATTCCTATGAAGGCAACTTTATAGATCAGGATTTTCTTCCTGAGGAAATAAAAAATGTAAAGCTTTATGAGCCCGGAAATAATTCCACAGAAAAGAAAATTTATGAAGAACTGAAGAAAAAATGGAACAATAAATATTAA
- a CDS encoding DUF2339 domain-containing protein → MNEYLIIVLIIIVVLIFNNLSTKIRKLEKKVSDLTSAIHETSQQSGVAQEEVSVEKTIPQTPPDEILSTKKAAYTLPEDIPFQTQKDWLGPVFDFLKQNALTIIGIFTLVLGIGYFVKYAIDKNWIGETARTAIGLCTGLGIILTGHFLRKNYATFASIITGGGIAVLYFTATIAFREYHLFTQNTAFLITTLITAVSIALSYYYKSEVLIIFSLLGGFSAPLMISTGQSNYLFLFIYISLLNIGMLATAFLQHWRSVGWTAFIFTSLYLFSWTTEKPELLCIVFYMISYIIFYIFALQDYFKKNTLQISGILMLALINFSSITGLVYIFNELKYEPVIVFPATFALINALFFFREYGKKNFGTAYSVFAGITVSLITIAIALQFKAHLMTSVWAVEATLLLFIWKKTGHTIFKNCFYVLFPLVIIAQIITWTEYMNAQNLSIIFNPVFLTSLVTIISMVINLFLLKGTQNHQKQSSSLPEELITVTSYGMIYIALVSEMIYHLSRMPWEAVVNAGLLFSIYYIFIVLLFRKKLDISPTLQTGLIYLFLLLLIVNSSISTLSVVMIILSKKLQAGFYLLHFLQWIPFIYIYVNVILSSDFHKTKISYWIFALTLIIAVSCGLHHSYVLVAARDVPHSYPIREHFNILYLPIIWTLLASIFMYVGLKKDIQEYNKIGFVLIGIMVLKLYAHDVWQMDNISRVIAFILLGVILLVSSFTFQRLKNIIRNMVDKKDPHKEETDLSSD, encoded by the coding sequence ATGAATGAATATCTCATCATTGTATTAATCATTATTGTTGTTCTCATATTTAATAACCTGAGTACCAAAATCAGAAAACTGGAGAAAAAGGTTTCGGATCTTACCTCAGCAATTCATGAGACCTCACAACAATCAGGAGTAGCACAAGAAGAAGTTTCTGTTGAAAAAACGATTCCACAGACTCCTCCAGATGAGATCCTCTCTACAAAAAAAGCAGCTTATACCCTTCCCGAAGATATTCCCTTTCAAACACAAAAAGACTGGCTGGGCCCTGTTTTCGATTTTTTAAAACAGAATGCACTCACTATTATTGGTATTTTCACCCTTGTTCTCGGCATAGGATATTTTGTAAAGTATGCTATTGATAAAAACTGGATCGGTGAAACAGCCCGAACAGCCATCGGACTCTGCACAGGACTCGGAATCATTCTCACAGGACATTTTCTAAGAAAAAACTATGCAACATTTGCTTCAATCATTACCGGTGGAGGAATTGCCGTTTTATATTTTACCGCAACCATCGCCTTTAGAGAATACCATCTTTTCACACAGAATACGGCATTCCTCATTACAACACTCATTACCGCAGTGTCTATTGCTCTTTCTTACTACTATAAAAGTGAAGTATTGATTATTTTCTCATTATTAGGAGGCTTTTCAGCTCCTTTAATGATCAGTACCGGACAAAGCAATTATCTTTTCCTCTTTATTTACATCAGCCTTTTAAATATAGGAATGCTTGCCACCGCCTTCCTTCAACATTGGAGAAGTGTAGGATGGACAGCCTTTATTTTCACCAGCCTCTACCTATTCTCCTGGACTACAGAGAAACCGGAACTTCTGTGCATTGTATTTTATATGATCAGTTATATCATCTTTTATATTTTTGCACTGCAGGACTATTTCAAAAAGAATACATTACAGATTTCCGGCATTTTAATGCTCGCCTTAATCAACTTTTCCAGCATTACCGGGCTTGTTTATATTTTCAATGAACTGAAATATGAACCGGTCATTGTTTTCCCGGCCACTTTTGCCCTGATAAATGCCTTGTTTTTTTTCAGGGAATACGGAAAGAAAAATTTTGGAACTGCTTATTCTGTTTTTGCCGGGATAACGGTAAGCCTGATTACCATAGCAATAGCGCTTCAGTTTAAAGCACATCTCATGACCAGTGTATGGGCTGTAGAAGCGACTTTACTTCTTTTTATCTGGAAAAAAACCGGTCATACAATTTTTAAAAACTGTTTCTATGTTCTTTTTCCGTTGGTCATTATTGCCCAAATCATTACATGGACTGAATATATGAATGCCCAAAATCTGAGCATCATTTTTAATCCGGTATTTTTAACAAGCCTCGTCACTATTATTTCAATGGTTATCAATCTGTTCTTACTAAAAGGTACTCAGAATCACCAAAAACAAAGCAGCAGTTTACCTGAAGAACTCATTACCGTTACCAGCTACGGAATGATTTACATTGCTTTAGTCTCTGAAATGATCTATCATCTTTCGAGAATGCCTTGGGAAGCCGTTGTCAATGCCGGATTATTATTCAGTATTTATTATATTTTTATAGTATTGCTTTTCAGAAAAAAACTGGATATCAGCCCTACTCTTCAGACCGGACTTATTTATCTTTTTCTTCTTCTTCTGATCGTTAATTCATCCATCTCCACCTTATCAGTGGTCATGATTATTCTATCAAAGAAGCTTCAGGCTGGTTTTTATCTGCTTCATTTCCTTCAGTGGATTCCTTTTATTTATATCTATGTCAATGTGATTCTTTCTTCAGATTTTCATAAAACAAAGATTTCTTACTGGATCTTTGCCCTTACTCTGATCATTGCAGTCAGCTGTGGGCTTCATCATTCTTACGTACTGGTCGCTGCCCGTGATGTTCCTCATTCATATCCGATAAGAGAACATTTCAATATTCTTTATTTACCTATTATCTGGACTCTTTTAGCCAGCATTTTCATGTATGTGGGATTAAAAAAAGATATTCAGGAGTATAATAAAATTGGATTTGTCCTTATCGGGATCATGGTTCTCAAACTTTATGCTCATGACGTCTGGCAGATGGATAACATTTCTAGGGTGATTGCATTTATTCTGCTGGGAGTTATTTTATTAGTAAGCTCATTCACCTTCCAGCGTCTTAAAAATATCATTAGAAATATGGTAGACAAAAAAGATCCCCATAAGGAAGAGACAGATCTATCTTCCGACTAA
- the pheA gene encoding prephenate dehydratase, with the protein MKIAFLGPHASFTQLAAAQLFPEDQLLPQASILDCFSAVESGEVAQAVVPLENSIEGTVSMTLDYLYKTPSIKIEAEAVMPIAHHLMIHPENRIEDIEKIYSHPQALAQSFHFLDNHYKGIAKQDFSSTAAAAKYVSENQELTIAAVANQYAANLYGLKIISRNIQDFEQNHTRFIIISKQQNQYHNDRLETLGEKSGMLITLPEDHPGGLHQVLSVFAWRKMNLSKIESRTLKTGLGNYFFFINVVGAWEEILHGNALKELESIHAEVDFLGNYKEFLLES; encoded by the coding sequence ATGAAGATTGCATTTTTGGGCCCTCATGCCAGCTTTACTCAGCTTGCGGCGGCACAGCTTTTTCCGGAAGACCAACTTTTACCGCAGGCCAGTATTTTAGACTGTTTCAGTGCTGTGGAAAGCGGAGAAGTGGCACAAGCGGTCGTTCCTTTGGAAAACTCCATAGAAGGGACCGTTTCGATGACACTGGACTATTTATATAAGACCCCTTCTATCAAAATAGAAGCGGAAGCCGTAATGCCCATTGCGCATCACCTGATGATCCATCCCGAAAACAGGATTGAAGATATAGAAAAAATATACTCACATCCGCAAGCTTTAGCCCAGAGCTTTCACTTCTTGGATAACCATTATAAAGGAATCGCCAAACAGGACTTTTCCTCTACCGCCGCCGCTGCAAAATACGTTTCTGAAAATCAGGAACTTACCATTGCAGCCGTTGCCAACCAGTATGCCGCTAATTTATATGGTTTAAAAATCATCAGCCGTAACATCCAGGATTTTGAACAAAACCATACCCGGTTTATCATTATTTCCAAACAACAGAACCAATACCACAATGACCGCCTTGAGACTTTGGGTGAAAAATCAGGGATGCTGATCACACTTCCCGAAGATCATCCTGGGGGACTTCATCAAGTTTTGTCCGTTTTTGCATGGAGAAAGATGAATCTCAGCAAAATTGAATCCAGGACGTTAAAAACGGGATTGGGCAATTACTTTTTCTTTATCAACGTTGTAGGTGCATGGGAAGAGATCCTGCATGGAAATGCACTTAAAGAACTTGAATCTATTCACGCAGAAGTCGATTTTCTGGGCAATTATAAAGAATTTCTCCTGGAAAGCTAG
- a CDS encoding thioesterase family protein — translation MIHTTHSIRVRYGETDPMKYVYYGNYAEYFEVGRVELLRSIGISYDEIENQGIWLPVSEYKIKYIRPALYDQKLEIHTFIKKTPGVRIEFEYEIYNEEHIKITEASTTLFFLDVKTGKIIKCPDFLLECIEASWESEEGER, via the coding sequence ATGATACACACAACACACTCAATACGAGTACGTTACGGAGAAACAGATCCTATGAAATATGTATACTATGGCAACTATGCGGAGTACTTTGAAGTAGGAAGAGTGGAGCTCTTAAGAAGCATAGGAATTTCATACGATGAAATTGAAAACCAAGGAATTTGGCTCCCGGTTTCGGAATATAAAATTAAATATATCCGTCCTGCTTTATATGATCAAAAATTAGAGATTCATACATTTATAAAAAAAACTCCGGGCGTAAGAATTGAATTTGAATATGAAATTTACAATGAGGAGCATATTAAAATTACAGAAGCTTCCACTACTTTATTCTTTTTGGATGTAAAAACCGGTAAAATAATCAAATGTCCTGACTTTTTACTGGAGTGTATTGAAGCCAGCTGGGAATCAGAAGAAGGTGAAAGATAA
- a CDS encoding low molecular weight protein-tyrosine-phosphatase, with the protein MKILMVCLGNICRSPLAEGIMKSKVPENFLVDSAGTISMHEGEHPDKRAVKTASGHGIDISRQRSRPITKADFENFDKIYCMDIDVYEEVVSQAKNEAERRKVSLFLEPAGDYKNAEVPDPYWGDMKDFEEVFQLLDKGCDAIRKQILQSS; encoded by the coding sequence ATGAAAATATTGATGGTGTGTTTAGGGAATATATGCAGAAGCCCTTTAGCAGAAGGGATTATGAAATCAAAAGTTCCTGAAAATTTTCTGGTAGACTCTGCAGGAACCATTTCCATGCATGAAGGAGAGCATCCTGACAAAAGAGCTGTAAAAACTGCCTCTGGCCATGGCATTGACATTTCCAGACAACGGTCAAGACCTATCACCAAAGCTGATTTTGAAAATTTTGATAAGATTTACTGTATGGACATTGATGTTTATGAAGAGGTAGTGTCCCAAGCTAAAAATGAAGCTGAACGCCGGAAAGTATCCTTGTTTTTAGAGCCGGCAGGAGATTATAAAAATGCAGAAGTTCCGGATCCGTATTGGGGTGATATGAAAGACTTTGAAGAGGTTTTTCAACTGCTGGATAAGGGCTGTGATGCCATTAGAAAACAAATACTTCAGTCATCATGA
- a CDS encoding nuclear transport factor 2 family protein, with product MKKLWLLLLVSFSFSFAQTKDEIEIRKVMDDFMRCITTRNEAQFLSLFQEPVLWTGIYTERSQAKRLEKSPAANSYFTDDYKDFIRNFKDDKSEEKFDNIKIIEDGSIASANFDYSFWYDGKMENWGKEIWTLMKVNGAWKITSVSFSMDLTQYFPQPTLNERTKK from the coding sequence ATGAAAAAGCTGTGGCTGTTACTATTAGTTAGTTTTAGTTTTTCCTTTGCCCAAACAAAGGATGAAATAGAGATCCGTAAAGTAATGGACGATTTTATGAGATGTATTACAACCAGGAATGAAGCTCAATTTTTATCGCTGTTTCAGGAGCCTGTCCTTTGGACCGGAATTTATACAGAAAGAAGCCAGGCAAAGCGGCTCGAAAAAAGTCCTGCGGCGAACTCTTATTTTACAGATGATTACAAAGACTTTATCCGAAATTTCAAAGATGATAAATCTGAAGAAAAATTTGACAATATCAAAATAATTGAAGACGGGTCCATTGCCTCTGCCAATTTTGACTACAGTTTTTGGTATGACGGTAAAATGGAAAACTGGGGAAAAGAAATCTGGACTCTGATGAAGGTCAACGGAGCCTGGAAAATAACTTCTGTCAGCTTTTCTATGGATCTTACCCAATATTTTCCCCAACCTACATTAAACGAAAGAACTAAAAAATAA
- a CDS encoding SAM-dependent methyltransferase yields MLFLLPAYLSENTPVTHFSPVVKDYIMQTDYFFVENEKTARKVVKFFAPEKKQADLKLFLLDKYTENADVKEAQDLMLKGQDFGLLSEAGLPCIADPGNLIVKWCHEKNIRVIPVSGPSSIILALISSGFNGQEFTFHGYLPIDKGEKKKQIQQLESLVQKTGYSQIFMETPYRNNQLLEDLTKFLAPNTKLCIAANINDPEHEFIKTKTIKDWQKQKPELHKIPAVFVLGK; encoded by the coding sequence ATGCTTTTTTTACTCCCAGCTTATTTATCAGAAAATACACCTGTTACTCATTTTTCACCTGTTGTAAAGGATTATATCATGCAGACGGATTATTTCTTTGTGGAAAATGAAAAAACGGCAAGAAAGGTCGTTAAGTTTTTTGCTCCGGAGAAGAAACAGGCGGACCTGAAACTTTTTCTGTTGGATAAATATACCGAGAATGCTGATGTTAAAGAGGCACAGGATCTGATGCTGAAAGGGCAGGATTTTGGACTGCTTTCAGAAGCCGGGCTGCCTTGTATAGCAGATCCGGGGAATCTGATTGTAAAATGGTGTCATGAGAAGAATATCAGAGTTATCCCGGTTTCAGGACCTTCCTCTATTATTCTGGCTTTGATTTCCAGTGGTTTTAATGGACAGGAATTTACCTTCCACGGGTACCTTCCCATTGATAAGGGAGAAAAGAAAAAGCAGATCCAGCAGCTGGAAAGCCTAGTACAGAAAACCGGCTATTCCCAGATTTTTATGGAAACACCTTATCGTAACAATCAGCTGTTGGAAGACTTAACGAAATTCTTAGCTCCGAATACAAAGCTGTGTATTGCTGCCAATATCAATGATCCTGAGCATGAATTTATTAAAACAAAAACAATAAAAGACTGGCAAAAGCAAAAGCCGGAACTCCATAAGATTCCTGCAGTATTCGTGCTTGGAAAATAA
- a CDS encoding DUF4349 domain-containing protein produces the protein MKNLLLPLFCIILINCSKSGTDKQPLNADLMEVHEDKAISNTLPSPPPAEVQKISAKTSHEPKKTDTISRKIIKNGEMRIQVGDIRKAHNQVNGIVKKNNAYIQKEQFQNTDTDDNLNLTIRVPHKSFEALVNSFSDGIGSILSKNISSNDVTEEYTDISIKLANKKIYLEKYRDMLKNAATTKDILEIQENIRELEDEIDIAEGRLRFIDDRVNYSTLELSLYKEKVRSSATSKIGFGSRFIDSLTEGWNSFVSFFLGVISLWPFFLLVPFIVFLWRKWKTREKK, from the coding sequence ATGAAAAATCTATTATTACCATTATTCTGTATTATTCTGATAAACTGCAGCAAATCCGGTACAGATAAGCAGCCACTCAATGCCGATCTGATGGAAGTCCATGAGGATAAAGCCATTTCTAATACACTTCCTTCTCCTCCACCTGCTGAAGTTCAAAAAATATCAGCCAAGACCTCCCATGAGCCTAAAAAAACGGATACGATCTCAAGAAAAATTATCAAAAACGGAGAGATGAGAATCCAGGTAGGAGATATCAGAAAAGCACACAATCAGGTCAACGGTATTGTAAAGAAAAACAATGCCTATATCCAAAAGGAGCAATTTCAAAATACAGATACGGATGATAACCTGAATCTCACAATCCGTGTTCCTCATAAGAGTTTTGAAGCGCTTGTTAATTCATTTTCAGATGGTATCGGCTCTATTCTTTCCAAAAACATTTCATCCAATGACGTTACTGAAGAATATACGGATATTTCGATAAAACTAGCCAACAAGAAAATTTATCTGGAAAAGTATCGTGATATGCTTAAAAACGCTGCTACCACGAAAGATATATTGGAAATACAGGAGAATATCCGGGAATTAGAAGATGAAATTGATATAGCGGAAGGAAGGCTTCGTTTTATTGATGACCGGGTGAATTACAGCACGTTAGAATTGAGCTTATATAAAGAAAAAGTAAGAAGCTCAGCTACGTCTAAAATAGGTTTTGGAAGCCGGTTCATAGATTCTTTAACGGAAGGATGGAACAGTTTTGTAAGCTTTTTCCTTGGAGTAATTTCTCTATGGCCCTTCTTTTTGTTGGTTCCCTTTATTGTTTTCCTTTGGAGAAAATGGAAGACACGGGAAAAGAAGTAA
- a CDS encoding DUF2891 domain-containing protein, whose protein sequence is MKKSLLAFAFSPFLIYAQEVPKLTDDMAMKLSDKPLHCINQEYPNKTAHIINNAGEVPLTPKDLHPAFYGCFDWHSSVHGHWMLTRLLKTKPNLSNAKDIEKILDESFQKDKLQAEADYFTKYQLTGTFERTYGWAWILKLDEELTAWDHPKARIWHQNLKPLTDQILRSWKTYLPKQTYPNRTGVHPNTAFAMSFAIDWARANKDKEFEHQLIEKAQYFFLKEQKTPAYLEPDGSDFFSPSLEIADLMRRVLPQKEFVQWLSRFYEKRSLENVEKIPVVSDLSDYQTVHLVGLSFSKAWCMKGIAKALPDHHPLKKDFRKTANVFLTNGLPLLFQGNYGGDHWLASFAVYALED, encoded by the coding sequence ATGAAAAAAAGTCTTTTAGCATTTGCATTCTCGCCATTTCTCATCTATGCCCAGGAAGTTCCGAAACTTACGGACGACATGGCGATGAAATTATCAGATAAGCCGCTTCATTGTATCAATCAGGAATATCCTAATAAAACAGCCCATATCATTAATAATGCCGGAGAAGTTCCTTTGACTCCGAAAGACCTTCATCCTGCTTTTTACGGATGTTTTGACTGGCACAGCTCTGTTCATGGACATTGGATGCTTACCCGGCTGCTGAAAACAAAACCCAACTTATCCAATGCAAAAGACATTGAAAAAATCCTCGATGAATCCTTTCAAAAAGATAAATTACAGGCAGAAGCCGACTATTTTACAAAATATCAGCTGACGGGAACTTTTGAAAGAACATACGGCTGGGCATGGATATTAAAACTGGATGAAGAACTGACCGCCTGGGATCACCCAAAAGCCAGAATATGGCACCAAAATCTGAAACCTTTAACCGATCAGATCCTGAGATCCTGGAAAACTTATCTTCCTAAACAGACCTATCCGAACAGAACGGGAGTGCATCCCAATACTGCTTTTGCCATGTCTTTTGCCATAGACTGGGCAAGGGCCAATAAAGATAAAGAATTTGAACATCAGCTGATAGAGAAGGCTCAGTACTTTTTCTTAAAAGAACAGAAAACACCCGCTTATTTAGAACCGGACGGTTCAGACTTCTTCTCACCAAGCCTTGAGATCGCAGACCTGATGCGGAGGGTACTTCCTCAGAAAGAATTTGTACAGTGGCTGAGCCGTTTCTATGAAAAGAGAAGTCTTGAAAATGTAGAAAAAATACCTGTTGTAAGTGATCTTAGCGATTATCAGACAGTTCACCTGGTTGGATTGTCTTTTTCAAAAGCATGGTGTATGAAAGGGATTGCGAAAGCACTTCCGGATCACCACCCATTGAAAAAAGATTTCCGGAAAACAGCCAATGTATTCTTAACGAATGGACTGCCTTTGTTATTTCAGGGAAATTATGGAGGCGATCACTGGCTGGCAAGTTTTGCGGTCTATGCGCTGGAAGATTAA
- a CDS encoding DUF962 domain-containing protein, producing MRKVDLLFAEYSKSHRNATNKFIHWICVPLIFWTILGFIALIPAPHFCSSYFGCISIVSLITVLLITLFYLRLSLLISGIMIFMMLIMEHFIYLTNIHFGKQSWMIYLAVFIITWIFQFIGHKIEGKRPSFLKDLQFLLVGPIWLLSFILKKTGIRY from the coding sequence ATGAGAAAGGTTGATTTATTATTTGCGGAGTATAGCAAGAGCCATAGAAATGCAACCAACAAATTTATCCACTGGATCTGTGTACCGTTGATTTTCTGGACTATTCTGGGCTTTATAGCCCTGATTCCGGCGCCCCATTTCTGCAGTTCCTATTTTGGCTGCATCAGTATTGTCAGCCTGATCACTGTACTGCTTATCACCCTATTTTATCTGCGACTTTCCTTACTCATCAGCGGTATCATGATCTTTATGATGCTTATTATGGAGCATTTTATTTACCTCACCAATATTCATTTTGGAAAACAGTCATGGATGATTTACCTCGCTGTTTTTATCATTACATGGATTTTCCAGTTTATAGGGCATAAAATTGAGGGGAAAAGGCCTTCTTTTCTTAAGGACCTCCAGTTTTTACTGGTAGGCCCCATCTGGCTCTTAAGCTTTATTCTCAAAAAAACAGGGATCAGATATTAA
- a CDS encoding AraC family transcriptional regulator, whose product MSALEKFGVEIFTQRNIFERIAVDKPFRPDNPAFIFIKSGTIKLRQHFNDLELTANMFMVTDPQTIYEVVAVSDDFQSRMVSYKREFISALSLKFNRLITYRYFRQQMNKGVPFPESEMEVVWKSVNFLKYILDSETEMLYKKEMVEHLFSVFCYQMAGIISKEDNSSMNHMSRQEEIVFVFLTDLAEYHLTERTVEFYAERQSITTRHLSSVVKSITGKSASQIIAVIVINEAKVLLNSSNKPVSEVSSILGFSDQYSFSHFFKKHLEVSPTQYRHQFEN is encoded by the coding sequence ATGTCTGCCTTAGAAAAGTTCGGAGTTGAAATTTTTACGCAACGTAATATTTTCGAGAGAATTGCTGTCGATAAACCATTCCGTCCCGATAATCCTGCATTTATTTTTATTAAATCAGGAACCATAAAGCTTAGACAGCATTTCAATGACCTTGAGCTTACCGCTAATATGTTTATGGTCACTGACCCTCAGACCATTTACGAAGTGGTGGCAGTGAGTGACGACTTCCAGTCCAGGATGGTTTCCTATAAAAGGGAATTTATTTCAGCCCTGTCATTGAAATTTAACCGTTTGATTACTTACCGTTATTTCAGGCAACAGATGAATAAGGGAGTTCCTTTTCCGGAGAGTGAAATGGAAGTGGTCTGGAAAAGTGTTAATTTTTTGAAATATATTCTTGATTCTGAAACGGAAATGCTGTATAAAAAGGAAATGGTGGAACATCTTTTCTCTGTTTTCTGCTATCAGATGGCGGGAATCATCTCCAAGGAAGATAACAGTTCTATGAACCACATGTCCAGGCAGGAAGAGATTGTTTTCGTTTTTCTTACCGATCTTGCAGAGTATCATCTTACGGAAAGAACCGTAGAGTTTTATGCGGAACGACAATCGATTACAACCAGACATCTTTCATCGGTGGTAAAGTCTATCACGGGAAAGTCCGCCAGTCAAATCATTGCGGTCATTGTAATCAATGAAGCAAAAGTGCTTTTAAACTCTTCTAATAAACCGGTTTCAGAGGTTTCTTCTATCCTTGGATTCAGTGATCAGTACTCATTTTCCCACTTTTTTAAAAAGCATCTGGAAGTAAGTCCTACCCAGTATAGACATCAGTTTGAAAACTAA